ACGGAGCTTCTCCCTGCCTCCTCCTTCTACTTCGCCTTCTTCAATGTGCACCCGGCATTTTCCGCACGCGCCTTCCCCGCCGCAAGATGCATTGATGTGCACCCCCGCCTCCATGGCGGCTCTCAGCAGGATGGTTCCCGGCTCCACCTTGATTTCCTTTTCGTGAGGGAGAAAACGAATTGTGACCATAAGGTATTAACCTCCTTAAACGAACACCGTTTGGGATGTTCACGAAAAAACTGCGTCTGCCGCTCCTTGCAGGCGTTTTATCTCGTCTTCCGTGTAGGGCGTCAGGTCCTTCATGTCCGGGTCCAGGACCTCTCCGGGAACGAATCCATGGAGAGTGAGCCTGGAAAAACCCAATTCTTTGAGTTGCGAAGCCATGAGGAGAATTTCCTGCTCGCCGCAAATGTCAGGCGCCACTGTAGTACGGAGAATCCGGCCTGTCTCCATTTTTTTTATAATAATCAAACTTTCCTTGATTATACTTGCAGGAATGGGGACTCCCGCGGCAATAGAGTAAGGCTCATCTTCAAGCGGCGCTTTAAGATCTAACAAAATCCTATTCAAAATTCCGTCATTTATAACATAGTCCAATAAGTGGGGCTGTGTGCCGTTGGTTTCCACGCACGTCTCCAAGCCCATGTCGCACACTCGACGGAGCAAGTCCGGCAAGCCCCGATGCATGGTGGGTTCGCCCCCTGTAAAGCAAACTGCTTTCAGTTCCGGATGTTTGTTTTTTATGGTTTGAAGTTCGTCAAACAACTCCTCGGGAGAAATAGTTTCTTTGGTCTGCGGCCCCACTACCAATTCGGCGGCATTGCACCACGGACAACGTAAATTACAAAACGCCAAGTAGACGTTTACGCACGGCGCATCCGACCAATGGCCGGATTCTTGGAATTCGACGCCCTTAACGGGGGGATCAAGTGGGTCCACTATTTATCCAATTTCTCCTTAAGCAGTTGGTTGACGGTTTGGGGATTGGCTTTTCCCTTGGTTTTTTTCATGATCTGGCCCACAAAAAATCCCATGAGCTTTTTCTTGCCGCCGCGGTAGGCTTCCGCTTCCTCGGGGCAGGCGTCCAGAACTTCCTGGACCATGCTTTCGATTTCCCCTGAATCGGAGACCTGCACCAGGCCCTTTTCCTTGACAATGGCCTCCGGGTCGCGCTCATCGGTTTCCATGCACTCGAAAACCGTTTTGGCGATCTTGCCGGAGATGACGCCGTCCTTGATGAGTTTGAGCAAGGCGGCCAGGCGCTGGGCGCTGATGGGCGATTCCGTCACGCTGATGCCTTTGGCGTTCAGCAAGGCGGCCAGGGCGCCCGTCACCCAGTTGCAAACCTGTTTTGGATCGTTGAAGATTTCCACGCACGCTTCGTAATAATCGGCCATTTCCCGGGCGCTTGTCAGGAACACGGCGTCGTCCTGGGCCAGCCCGTATTGCTCCAAAAAGCGGGCTTTGCGCTCTTCGGGCAGCTCAGGCAAAAGCCCCCTGACCTGCTCAATCCATGCTTCGTCAATGACCAAAGGAACCAGGTCGGGATCCGGAAAGTAGCGGTAATCGTGGGCTTCTTCCTTGCCGCGCATGGAGAAAGTGCGATTTTTTTCGGCGTCCCACAGGCGGGTTTCCTGAATCACTTCCCCGCCCTCTTCCACCAGCGTGGACTGGCGGTCGATTTCGTAAGCGATGGCCCTTTCCACGTTGCGGAAAGAGTTCATGTTCTTGATTTCCGCCCGGGTGCCGAACTCTTCCTGGCCCCTGGGGCGCACGCTCACGTTGGCGTCGCACCGGAAAGAGCCTTCCTCCATGTTGCCGTCGCAGATGTCCAGATACCGCAAAATGGCGTGAAGCTGCTTGAGGTAAGCCGAAGCCTCCCAAGGCGATCTCATGTCCGGCTCGCTGACGATTTCGATCAAGGGCGTGCCGGTGCGGTTCAGGTCCACCCGGGATACGGGGCGATGGGAGTCGTGGGTCAGCTTGCCTGCATCCTCTTCCATATGGATTCGGGTGATGCCGATCTTCTTTCTGCCCTGGTCCGTATCCACCATCAAGTGGCCGTGTTCGGCGATGGGCAGTTCGTACTGGGAAATCTGATACCCCTTGGGCAGGTCGGGGTAGAAATAGTTCTTGCGGGCGAACCTGCTGTAAGGAGAAATGGAGCATTGGGTGGCCAGAGCCATGCGCATGGCGTAATCCACCACCCTTTTATTGAGGACGGGCAGCGATCCCGGCATACCCAGGCACACAGGGCATGTGTGGGTATTGGGGGAAGCGCCGAAGGCTGTGGAACAGCCGCAAAAAATCTTGGATTCGGTCTTTAGTTGCGCATGCACTTCCAGTCCGATCACCGCCTCAAATTCCATGGTAAATGTCTCCGCTTTTTCAGTTCGCCAAATTATCAAACAGGGATCATACAACAAGCCAAACACTAATGTACATTGCCAATGCCTTTTTTAGTTCAACCACCGAGGATGTCAAGCATGGATTGCAGCTTATCACCCATGTAAAGCAAATTGTTTTGACAAACGGAGGCGTCGCGATTAGTTTCCCAAAACAATGGACGCCGCTTGGCGAAACAGCCTCCGATAATTAAAAGAAAGGGTTTCATGAAATTCCTGCTCTGCGTTCTGGGAGTCGCCATGTTCATAGAAGGCGTTCCCTGGTTCGCCAATCCTGAAAAATACCGGGAGTTTTTACTTCAACTAACTGAAATGCCTCCGGCCAATCTTCGCAAAATGGGCCTGGCTTTAATGGCGGGAGGCTTGCTTTTGGCCTACTTAGGAAGAATGTGAAAAAGGTATACGGATATACCAAAGGGTTGAAAACCGCCCAGTTGAAGCATTTGGAAAAATTCTACAACAGGAAGGTTGCGCCCGATTTGATCGTTTCTCAGGAGTTGGCCCTGGACATGGGCAGGCTGTCTGCGGAAATCCGCCGGCAGATCGGCATTCTGGTGGACAGGCTGGGAAGAATCCGGTTTGTGATGGTGGGGGACGGCGTCCAGATCAACATCCCCAGCCTCCACGACTACCGGGCCGCCATGGGGCGCCTGAACGGCCTGCGCCTAATCCACACCCACCTGAAAAACGAGCCCCTGACCGACGATGACCTGACGGACCTCGCCTTATTGCGGCTGGACCTCATCACCGCCGTAACTCTCGACGAAACGGGCGCGCCCCATCGTTTCCACGCTGCGCACCTGATCCCGAGCAAGCCCGGCGAAACGCCGTATGAAGTATTGCCCCCCATGGATCCCGGCTCCCGGGATATCAGCTTTCGAGCCTTTGTCAGGGAACTGGAGGCGGAGCTTGTCCGTTCCTCGGGGGTGACCAAGTCCCAGAAGCAGCAGGCCAGCGCTTTTTTGGTGAGCGTCACCAACGCCCCCAGGCGCGAGGCTACGGATTCCATGACGGAGTTGAAGGAGCTCTGCCGGACCAACGACATCTTTGTGGCTGCGGAAATGATTCAATACCGGACCAGAATGGACGCCCGGTTTCTTATGGGCAAGGGCAAAATCCGCGAGCTGACCATTGCGGCCATGCAATACGGCGTGGACATCGTCATCTTCGATCAGGATCTGAACCCCTCCCAGATTCAAGCCATAACCAATCAGGTGGAACTGCCGGTCATTGACCGCACTCAGCTTATCCTGGACATCTTCGCCCAACGGGCCATGACGTCCGAAGGCAAGCTCCAGGTGGAACTGGCCCAGTTGAAATACATGCTGCCCAGGCTGCTCGGCCGGGGCACGGCCATGTCGCGCCTCATGGGCGGCATTGGCGGCCGCGGTCCCGGGGAAACCAAGCTGGAGGTGGACCGCCGCCGGGTGCGGGAGCGTATCACCCGCTTGGAAAAGTCCCTGAAAAACGTCTCCAAACGCAGGCAGACGCAAAAATCCGCCAGGGAACGTAAAGGGCTGCCCATCGTTTCCATCGTGGGCTACACCAACGCGGGAAAATCCACTCTGTTGAACACCCTGACCCAGGCGGAAGTATTGGCGGAAAGCAAGCTGTTCGCCACCCTGGACCCAACAAGCCGGCGCTTGCGCTTTCCCGAAGACAAGGAAATCATCATCACCGACACCGTGGGGTTTATCCGGGATCTGCCCAAGGATCTGGTGACCGCCTTCGCCGCCACCCTGGAGGAATTGAAAAGCGCCGACCTTTTGCTTCACGTCATCGACGCCAGCAACCCCAGAATGGCCGAGCAGGTGGAGTCGGTGGACAAAATCCTGGAGGACATCGGGGTATCGGCCATCCCCACCATCCGCGTTTTGAACAAGGCCGACAAGGTGGAGCCGGAGGAAATGGAACGATTGTGCAGGAGCCTTGAAGGGATGCCCATCAGCGCTCTGGACCGCCCCAGCCTGAGGCCATTAACCGAAACCATCATCGAAAGACTATTTGCGGAGAGCTCTGAGTAAAAAAACGGTATAAATGAATTGACCAGAAGACAGTTTATTGATAACCTGAATCATTTGCAGGAACGCTGCACCGCACTCTGGACGCCACAAGTCCATTAGAAAGACCGGGAAATTTGATGACCAACGGGATCAGGAACCTCCCCAGCGTCTACCAACCAAGAACGACGCCCAGAATTGAACCAGCTAAGCGGCTGAACAACAGAGAACCGGACTCTTCGCGCTCCGACCGTTCCCCCCGATCCTTTCGTTCTGAAAAAGCCAACGAAAACCCCATTCCCCTGCGTCTTGTGGAAATCCGCTCCCACGAAGCAACCTATGCGGATCCCGCCGGTAAAGGCCGGATTGTCGATCTTTTTGCATAATTTCTATGAAACCCCCACTCATTACCGGCTCGTCAGCTTTTCGCCGATCTCCGCGGCCTTGGCAGGATCCAATTCCGGCAGGATGGAGGCGACTTTGTCGCTTTTCATCTTGGAGAAGAGTTTGACCACCAGGTCAATTTCCAGCTTGTCGATCATGGGAGCGCTCTTTTTAGCCGGCATTTCGGATAGTATTTTGATAAGGTGCTTCTCCCGCGCATTAAAGGCCCCTTCCAGTTGCTCCAACTGGGCGTAGATTTCTTTTTGGATGGCTTCCAATTCCGCGATCTTTCCTTCCACTTCCGTACGAAGGAGCTCCAATTCCTTACGCTCCCTTTCCAGCTTGTGGGCTTCCATTTCCTGGGGAGTCAAGGCCATATTGGAATCTTCAGCAGCGGCTTCGCCCTCGCCCATGGCGGCGGCTGGAGCCGTAGAGTCCCGCCCCCCTTGATTGGGTTGATCAGCGGCGGCGGCTTCCTCCGCCGGAGTTTGAGCCATGGCCATGCTGGGCTCCAGGTTGACTTTCAGGTCGGGCTGGGCCATGAGCACCAGGGATATCCCAAGTTTGGCCAGGATGATCGCCGCAACCAGAATAAAAATGGGGGCGCCTTTGAGATTGCGCTTATTTTTCATGATTACAACCGCTCCTGCGTGGATCTGTGGAGGCTGGCCATTTCGTCCGTCTCCTTTTGCTCCATCCTGCCGGTTTCCAGCTTATACTGAGTAAAGCGTTCCTCCCGGAGGAGTTCCATGGATTTCCGGCTGGCCGATGCTTGCACCAGCTCCTGCCTGCGTTTTTCCACAACGCCTTTTAAGCGCGCTTCGTTTTCCACAGCCCGCATGGTCTGGGCTTTCAGTCCTCGAATATGGTCCGCGTGCATCCTGAACTCATTTTCCCACATTCCTTTTTCCAGACCTGCATCCCAATTCCGCTGAGCGCTTATTTCCTGCAGCCTTGACTGCTCCAAAAACGCCTGGGCTTCCTGGAGTGCGGCCAGGGCTTTGGCCAACTCCATTTGGGCTGTACGTTCCTTGTATTTGCGGAGCTTCAAAACCGGCTCCAGGCGAAATTGAAACTTTTTCATTCAGGGGGCCTTTCAAACAGACCTTATAAATCCTGCTGCGTAAAACCGTGTTCGTGCGATTAACTCTTTCAAGTTTCCTGCCAACATGTCTCATTCGGCTATTTTTTTGCAGCTTTTTCCACCGTGCCGAACAAGGCGGTCAGTTGTTGCACGCATTCCTCGTACGAAACCCCTTCCATCATGTCCTGGCGCAAAAACTGCTTCATCTTGCCAATCATGGACTTGGCGTAGTCCACGTCGGGGTCGCTGCCGTCC
The sequence above is drawn from the Desulfatibacillum aliphaticivorans DSM 15576 genome and encodes:
- a CDS encoding radical SAM protein, with protein sequence MDPLDPPVKGVEFQESGHWSDAPCVNVYLAFCNLRCPWCNAAELVVGPQTKETISPEELFDELQTIKNKHPELKAVCFTGGEPTMHRGLPDLLRRVCDMGLETCVETNGTQPHLLDYVINDGILNRILLDLKAPLEDEPYSIAAGVPIPASIIKESLIIIKKMETGRILRTTVAPDICGEQEILLMASQLKELGFSRLTLHGFVPGEVLDPDMKDLTPYTEDEIKRLQGAADAVFS
- the gatB gene encoding Asp-tRNA(Asn)/Glu-tRNA(Gln) amidotransferase subunit GatB; this translates as MEFEAVIGLEVHAQLKTESKIFCGCSTAFGASPNTHTCPVCLGMPGSLPVLNKRVVDYAMRMALATQCSISPYSRFARKNYFYPDLPKGYQISQYELPIAEHGHLMVDTDQGRKKIGITRIHMEEDAGKLTHDSHRPVSRVDLNRTGTPLIEIVSEPDMRSPWEASAYLKQLHAILRYLDICDGNMEEGSFRCDANVSVRPRGQEEFGTRAEIKNMNSFRNVERAIAYEIDRQSTLVEEGGEVIQETRLWDAEKNRTFSMRGKEEAHDYRYFPDPDLVPLVIDEAWIEQVRGLLPELPEERKARFLEQYGLAQDDAVFLTSAREMADYYEACVEIFNDPKQVCNWVTGALAALLNAKGISVTESPISAQRLAALLKLIKDGVISGKIAKTVFECMETDERDPEAIVKEKGLVQVSDSGEIESMVQEVLDACPEEAEAYRGGKKKLMGFFVGQIMKKTKGKANPQTVNQLLKEKLDK
- a CDS encoding DUF2065 domain-containing protein: MKFLLCVLGVAMFIEGVPWFANPEKYREFLLQLTEMPPANLRKMGLALMAGGLLLAYLGRM
- the hflX gene encoding GTPase HflX gives rise to the protein MKKVYGYTKGLKTAQLKHLEKFYNRKVAPDLIVSQELALDMGRLSAEIRRQIGILVDRLGRIRFVMVGDGVQINIPSLHDYRAAMGRLNGLRLIHTHLKNEPLTDDDLTDLALLRLDLITAVTLDETGAPHRFHAAHLIPSKPGETPYEVLPPMDPGSRDISFRAFVRELEAELVRSSGVTKSQKQQASAFLVSVTNAPRREATDSMTELKELCRTNDIFVAAEMIQYRTRMDARFLMGKGKIRELTIAAMQYGVDIVIFDQDLNPSQIQAITNQVELPVIDRTQLILDIFAQRAMTSEGKLQVELAQLKYMLPRLLGRGTAMSRLMGGIGGRGPGETKLEVDRRRVRERITRLEKSLKNVSKRRQTQKSARERKGLPIVSIVGYTNAGKSTLLNTLTQAEVLAESKLFATLDPTSRRLRFPEDKEIIITDTVGFIRDLPKDLVTAFAATLEELKSADLLLHVIDASNPRMAEQVESVDKILEDIGVSAIPTIRVLNKADKVEPEEMERLCRSLEGMPISALDRPSLRPLTETIIERLFAESSE
- a CDS encoding MotE family protein; protein product: MKNKRNLKGAPIFILVAAIILAKLGISLVLMAQPDLKVNLEPSMAMAQTPAEEAAAADQPNQGGRDSTAPAAAMGEGEAAAEDSNMALTPQEMEAHKLERERKELELLRTEVEGKIAELEAIQKEIYAQLEQLEGAFNAREKHLIKILSEMPAKKSAPMIDKLEIDLVVKLFSKMKSDKVASILPELDPAKAAEIGEKLTSR
- the fliJ gene encoding flagellar export protein FliJ, with the translated sequence MKKFQFRLEPVLKLRKYKERTAQMELAKALAALQEAQAFLEQSRLQEISAQRNWDAGLEKGMWENEFRMHADHIRGLKAQTMRAVENEARLKGVVEKRRQELVQASASRKSMELLREERFTQYKLETGRMEQKETDEMASLHRSTQERL